GGCCGCGGAGCCAGCCGGACCAGCCGAACCGGCAGTTGCCCCCGCTCAACGGTCACCGTCGACCCCGGCGGCAGATCCCAGGTGCGGCGTCCGTCACAGCAGAGCACCGCGAACGACGTATACGGATCCACCGTCAGCACGAACGTGGACGTCGGCGCCGTCACGAGCGGCTTGCTGAACAGCGCGTGCGCGCTGATCGGCACCAGCAGCAGCGCCTCCACCTCCGGCCAGACCACCGGCCCGCCCGCCGAGAACGCATACGCCGTGGAGCCCGTTGGTGTGGCGCACACCACACCGTCGCAGCCGTACCGGGAGAGCGGCCGGCCGTCCACGTCGACGAGCAGCTCGAGCATCTGCGCCCGCTGCCCCTTCTCCACGGTCACCTCGTTGAGCGCCCAGGACTCGGCGATCAGGCGGCCGTCGTACTCCGCCCGGACGTCCAGGGTGAGCCGCTCGTCCACGGCGTAGTCACCCGCGATGATGTCGGCGACCGCCTGGTCGATGTGCTCGATCTCGGCCTCCGCCAGGAAGCCGACCTTGCCCAGGTTGATCCCGAGCAACGGCGCCTTCACCGGCCGGGCCAGCTCGGCGGCGCGCAGGAAGGTGCCGTCACCGCCGAGCGCCAGCACGATCTCCGCGCCCTCGGCGGACTCCAGCCCGTCCACCGACTGCACCTCGGCGGGCAGGTCCAGGTCGGCCACCTCGTCGGCGATCACCCGAACCTCGAACCCCGCGGCGACCAGGTCCAGCGCGACCGTCCGGGCATGCTGCGTACTCTGCCGGCGCCCGGTGTGCGTCACCAGCAAAGCCGAGCGAGTCATTTGTCCTCCAGGTTGGCCGCAGGCTGTTTCTCCCGCGCCGCTGCGGGCGCCGGTCGTTCCTGATCCCGCCCACCGGCGGACTCCCCCACCCCAAGCCCGGCAGGCTCCCCCACCACCGGCTCGGGCCCGGCAAATCCAGCAGGCTCCCCTACCACCGGCTCGGGCCCCGCAAGCCCAGCAGGCTCCCCCACCGCCGGCTCAGCCCCCGCAAGCCCAGCAGGCTCCCCTACCACCGGCTCGGACCCTGCGAATCCAGCTGGCTCCGGCTCCTCGGGGAGTCCAGCGGTCGGCAGCTCGCCGGACGGACCGGCCTCGACCACCGCCTCGACCCGCTCCCGGTCCGCAGCCGGCGCGCCCCGCCGGAACCAGACGAAGAACTCGACGTTCCCACTGGGCCCGGGCAGCGGACTGGCGGTCACATCGACCACGCCCAGTCCGAGTTCGCCCGCGGCGGCCGCGACGTCCAGCACCGCCTCGGCACGCAACCGCCAGTCACGCACCACCCCGCCCGCGCCGACCCGCTCCTTGCCCACCTCGAACTGCGGCTTCACCATCAGCGCCAGGTCGCCCTCCGGCCCGGTGCAGGCCGCCAGCGCGGGCAGCACCAGCCGCAACGAGATGAACGACAGGTCGGCCACGACCAGGTCGACCACACCCCCGATGAGCTCCGGGGTGAGCGTCCGCACATTGGTCCGCTCGTGCACGTCGACCCGCTCATCGGTGCGGATCGGCCACGCCAACTGCCCATACCCGACGTCGACGGCGACCACCCGGCTCGCCCCGGCACGCAGCAGCACGTCGGTGAACCCACCGGTCGACGCCCCCGCGTCCAGACATCGCCGCCCCTCGACGGTCAGCCCCCGGCGACCGAACGCGGCCAGCGCCCCGGCCAGCTTGTGACCACCCCGCGACACATACTCGGTCTGCGGATCCTCCCCGGTGACCAGCACCGGATCGGCCGGGTCGACCATGGCCGCCACCTTGTGGGCCACAGTCCCCCGGACCTGGACCCGGCCGGCCGCCACGAGTTGGGCGGCCTGTTCCCGGGAACGAGCGAGCTTGCGACGGACAAGCTCGGCATCGAGACGCGCACGGCGGGCCATCACAATCCTTTTTCGGTACGTCGGTCAGCGATCGATGCTGGCCAGGGTTTCCTGGAGCACCTGGTGCGCGGCCTCGTACTCGGCGATCTGCTCGGCCGGCGCCAGCCGCGCGGCGTTGGCGAGCGAACTTAGCACCGCGTCCACCGCCGCGTGACCGGTCTCCACCACCATCCCGTCCTCATCGGTGCGGTATTGCGAACCCACCGGCTCACCCGGCGGCGGCCCAGGACGCACCCCGCCCGGCGGCGGTCCAGGTCGAGCCCCACCCGGCGGTGGCCCGGGACGCATCCCGCCCGAGGCCGGCCCCGGCCTGAAACCGCCGGCCGGCGGCCCGGGCCGGAACCCACCTGGCGTAGAACCAGGCGACCCACCGGGCATCGGACCCGGCCGCGGGCCACCCTGCGCGGGGTTCGGGAACGTCACGGGATCACGCCTCCGGGTTCTCGGTCGGACCGGTGCTCTCCGCCACCGGCTGCGACTTCTTGGGCCGCGCCTGACTCGGCACCTGCGCCGTCTTCTTGGCCGCCCGCTTGGCCGGCGCCCGCTTGCTCGGCGCAGCCTTGACCACAGCCGGCGACTCCACCTCCACCGACGTCGCCAAGTCATCCGCCACACCGGTCGCCACCGTCGCGTCCGGCGCGGCAGCCACCGAATCACTCGTCACCGTCACGTCCGGCGTGGCAGCCGCTGTGTCAGTCGTCGCCGTCGCGTCCGGCGCATGAGCCGATGGTGTAGCCGGGATCTCCGCGGCAGCCGATGGCGTCGGTGGCAGCTCGGTCGCGGCCGCAGCCTCCTTCACCGCACTGACCGGCGACGCCGCAGTCCCGGCCGGAGTCCCGACCGCCGAGCCTGCATCGCCCGTAGCGCTGGGAACAGCAGACTGAGCTGCTGCCTTCCGAGGTGCCCGCTTGACCGCGGCTTTCTTCGCCGGAGCCTCACTCGCCGGCGTCTGGGCGATCGGCGGCACAACCGCACTGTCACCCGACGCACTGGCGACCTTCTTAGCCTGCCGCCCCACAGCCTTGGCCGGTCCACCGGCCTTGGCCGGTCCGCTCGCGGCCTTGGTCTGCCGGTTGGCCTTAGCCGACCCGCCCGCTGCTTCAGCCAGTCCGCTGGCCTTAGCCGACCCGCCAGCCGTCTCGGCCGGCCCGATGGCCTTCGCCCGTCGGCCGGCTGCCTCGGCCGCTTCGCTGGCCTTCGCCCGTCCGCTGGCTGTCTTGGCCGGTCGGCTGGTCTCGGCCGGCCCGCTCGCTGCCTTGGCCGGCCCGCTCGCTGCCTTGGCCGGTCCGCTCGCTGCTTTCGTCGCAGCCTTCTTGGCCGGTCCACGAGTCGCCTTCGGCGCCGCCGAACCGGTCGGCGTGCTCGACCGCTCATCCGCGGCAGAGCCGGTCGCCGTACCCGGCAGTTCCTCCGCCGCCGCAGCCGCGACCGCACCCGCGGCGAGCTCAGCGGGAACCGTCCCGTTCACCCCGGCCACCGGACCGGCCGATGTGGATTTCCGAGCCGCCTTCTTCGCTGCCGGCGCCTTCTTGGCAGCCGGCGCGCCGGGCGTGGGCGCATTGCCGGGCGGCGTAGTCGGCGCGGTCCCCGCCGACGGCATCGCGTTAGGCGTGGCCTTCTTCACTGCTTTCTTGGCGATGGCCTTTTTGGCCACCGCTTTCCTGGCCGGGCCGGGAGGCACCGGCCCGGCAGCCCGGGGCGCCGCAACCGGCGACGCGGAAGTCCCCACCCCGGGACTCCCGCCCTCGGCCGCATCGGCCCGCGCCTGCGCCTCTCGAAGCCTTTTCTCCAGATCGTGCACCCGCGTAGTCAGCTCGGAGACCTCGTCCGCGGTGGCCAGACCGACCCGCCCCAGCGCGCGGTCCACCTCATAACGAACGATGTTGGTCAGCGCCTCACGGTTGGCGATGCCCGCCGAGAGCAGGTCCTCGACCAGCCCCTGCACCTGCGCCGCCGTCGCACCGCCCCGGCTGAGCAACTCACCGGCGACCTTTTGCGCCTTTTTCCGGGGCGTCTCGGTCAGTCCGAGCGCCAGGTCAAGATAAGCCCGCCATGCATCCGGCATGATCTCTCCTCCTCTCGCCGCGTCGGGTGCCACGCTACCGGCAGCCCCCGACAACTTCCTGAGGTACGGTGCTGGTGTCGCGAGGGGGGACGCCGATGGCCACCGTGGACGAGTGCCGTACAGCCCTGCACGACCTGGCCGCAAAACTCGCGGCGAACGCGGAGGCACGAGGCCATCTGGACCTCGACCGCACGCTGGCGTGCCGGCTCACCGACCTGGAGACCGCCTTCCACGGGCGGATCACCGGCGGCCTGCTCACCGACATCGCCGACGGCGACGATCCGAAGGCGAAGATCGCCCTCATCACCACCAGCGACGACCTGATCGAGCTGATCAACGGCAGGCTGGACATCACCCGCGCCATCGCGTCCCGCCAGATCTCCATCAAGGCGAACCCGTTCGACCTGCTCAAGCTCCGCAAACTCCTCTGATCACGCCCCGTGGTACGCCTCGGACCTCGCAATCGTTCAAGCCCGCCCGCGGGCCGAGCCCTCACCTGGTCATTGAAACCGACATTCGGCTGATCCTGCGGACGCCGCGCACTAGGCATCTCCGGGATGCGATCCGCAGAAAATCCCGGCGCCCCGTTGGTCACTGCGTAGGCCTCGCTGAGAGCGAACGCGGACGAGATCGCTGAAGAAACGACCGCTGACAGCGATCAGCCCGCCTTGGCGGCCAGCGCCTGGAGACCCGTAAGCACCTGGTCGGCCGACGCCGTGGCCGTCGACAGCTGCTTGGTCACCTCGGCCAGCACCGCCGCCTGCTCCTCCACCGACGACGCGATGTTCAGCTGCAACTCGTGGATCCCGTCCACCGCCCCGGTCGTCTTGGCGAACGTCTGCGCCACGTCGTCGGTCTCCGCGACGATCGCGTTGATCACCGAATTCACCCGTTCCACCGACGTCGCGGTCTCCCGAGCGAGGTCTTTCACCTCGCCGGCCACCACCGCGAACCCCTTGCCGATCTCGCCGGCCCGGGCCGCCTCGATGGTGGCGTTGAGCGCGAGCAGGTTCGTCTGGTCGGCCAGCGACGCGATGATCGCGTTCACGTCGGCGATCTCACCGACCGAGCGCTCCAGCGCCCGTACCTTCTCCCCGGCCGACGCCGCGGCGTCCTTGCCACCGGCGGCCGTGGTCGCGGCCGCCGCCGACCGCTCCGCGATGTCCCGCACCGACGCGGTCAGCGCCGCCAACTCCCGGTCCACCGAGGCGACCGCGGAGATCGCCGCGTGCGCCTCGGCGCTGATCGTCGACACGTCCGCGGTGATCTGCCGCGCCTGCGCGGCCGCCTCCTCGGACCGGAGCCGCAGGTCCTCGGCGGATCGTTCGCGGGCCTCCTGTTCGGCCCGTTCGATCTCCTGCCGGGCCTGCTCGGCCTCCTTCGCGAGCTGCTCGTTCTCCCGTTCCGCCTGCTCCGCGAAGTGCCAGAAGATCACGATGCCGACCACCTCCAGCACCGCCAGCCCGGCGTGCACGGCGACCTGCTCGAGCGCCCCGGCGACCGCCATGTGGTGCATGCCGAACACCCGCTCCGGGGCGATCAGGCCGAGCGCGCCGTGGTGCACCACCACGACCAGCACGGCCGAGATCAGCGGCGCCCACATCTGGTACAACGCGACATAGATCAAGATCGCGTACAGGTGGATGTGCGCGGTCATCGCGCCGCCGGACAGCTCGATCGCCACGAACGTGCAGGCGATCAGCCCCACGCTGGTGTGCGACGCCTTCGCCTTCGGGCTCGGCAGCACCGAAATCAGCGCCGCCCACCCGGCCACCGCCGCGGTGAGCAGCACGACCTCCCAGCGCGGCCGGGGCCCGAGCATGCCCAGCACCAGAAAGACGGGAACGTGGAACCAGAGCAGCCGGCTGATGATCCGGTGCCGGGCCCGCCATGAAGCTTCGGAGAGCCGGGCGCCACGAGGCAACGTAAGAGAACTCACACTCCTCCGATCGTCCGTTTCCCCCGGCGCTTGAACCTAATCGCGCCAAACGGCATTTTGCTGGTCGACGGTCAATTCGCGGTGCGACGATGGAGGAGAAGCGAGCGACCGCCGGACGACGGCCGCCCCGGGCAACTGGGAGGCGATCATGAATCACGTCCGCCCCGACGTTCCCTGCATCGACGGCACGTGCAACGCGGAGAACGTGCACCAGCGTGCTGAAAAAGTTGCCGTGCCCGATTTTGACTACATGAGCTCGCCCATGGTCGCCATGGTCGACGGCATCTTCCACATCGACCCCGAAGCACCTCCGCTTCCGCGCCGCAAGCACCGCCCCCGCCCGGAGCAATACCACCACTGACACACGGGCGGACTTGCCCCACGCCACCGTCGGCACGCCGCTGGCGGATGTGCCGCTTAGCGCGGCCGGGCTGCCGGCGGACGGTGAGGATGACGACGATCGCCGCTACCGATATGCAGGCGGTCCGGGCCGGTGCGCCGCCAACACGCGGCCGGTGCCGGGCCAGACTGTCACCGGCATGCGCGTTCCGAACCGCGCCGCCGCCAACACACGGCCGGTGCCGGATCAGACTGTCACCGACATGCGCGTTCCGAACCGCGCCGCCGCCAACACACGGCCGGTGCCGGGTCAGACTGCCACCGACATGCGCGTTCCGAACCGCGCCGCCGCTGACATGCGGGCGACGCCCACTCCCGCTCGCGGTCTACGCCGCACCGGCAGCCATCACCGTCGTGCCCGCTTTTGGTCACCGCTCGACTGGTATTGAAACCTTCAAGCCACGCCACGCGTCGCCATCCGGTCCTAGCCCTCCTCCTGACCTCGTCGACCGTCCGCTGACCCCGTTCGAGGCCTCCGCCAGGCGATCAAATGCGGTCACGCGCCGAGTCTGAGCATGAGCCCGGTTTCCGGATCGATCGGGTTGGTCGCCTGCGACAGCTGGCATTCCCCGGGCCATCAGGTGGGTTACCTGCGTCCTGATACGACGATGAGGGCCGGCCGAGACGAACTCGGCCGGCCCTCATCGCTGAACGCTCGGAGAAATGTGGGTCAGAGGCCCCAGCTGCGCAGTAGGTCGGTGGCGGCTTCGGAGCCAGCGGTGAGGTTGGTGGCCGGGACGCCGTCCCACGTAGCGCCGCAGAGCAGGCGCAAGGCGTCGACCGGGTCGCCGGAGCCGGACAGGGTTGCCCGGTCGGCCTGACGGGCTAGGTGCCAGCCGTTGACCTCGGCGGCTGGGACTTCAGCTTGGTCGGCGGGGCGGAACAGCCCGGAGAGGTCGGCCGCGACGAAGCTTGGGCGGCGGTCGGCGGGAGCCGACAGCAGGTCGGCGGGGCCACTGACGCCGGTGAGGACCAGCAGGCTGTCCGATCCGGCGGTTACAGCGCCCTGGATGTCCGTGTCCAGGCGATCGCCGATGACCAGCGGGCGGTCGGCCCCGGCCACGGTAGCCGCGGTGGTGAACAGGGCCGGCTGAGGCTTGCCGACCACCACGTCCGGGTCACGGTCCAGGGCGGTGCGGATCACCGCGACCAGGGAGCCGTTGCCCGGTAGCGGGCCGCGCGGGCTGGGCAGGGTGCGGTCGGTGTTGGTCGCGTACCAGGTGGCGCCGGCACGGATCGCGAGCGCTGCCTCGGAGAGGTTCTTCCAGCCGACTTCGGGTCCGTAGCCCTGGACCACGGCTACCGGCTTGTCCTCGGCCGATGCGACGGGGGTGAGGCCGGCGTCCCGGATCTCGGCACGCAGTGCCTCCGCGCCCACCACCAGCACCGGGGAACCGGCGGGGACGTGCTCGGCGATCAGGGCGGCGGCCGCGCCGGCCGAGGTGAGTACCTCGGCCGGGGCAGCGCTGACGCCCATGCCGGTGAGCAGAGCGGCTACGTCGGCGGCGCGGCGGGACGCGTTGTTCGTCGCGAACGCGATAGCCGTCCCGTCCGCGCGCAACCGCTCGACCGCCTCGGCGGCGCCCGGGATCGGCTTGTCGATCAGGAAGACAACGCCGTCCAGATCGAAGATGGCCAGGTCGTAGGCGCCGGCGAGGTGGTCACTCATGCTTACGCCCGGTCGTCCGCGCGGCCGGTGAACTCATCGCCGGCCTGCTCGTCCTTCTCGCTGTCCGCCTTCGAACCCGCGGACTTCGCCCCGGCCTCGGTCGCCGCGGCCTCGTCCTTGCCGGCCTCGTCCTTGTCGGTCTTCAGGGCGTCGGTGTTGACGTCGGTGTCGGCCACCCGGGCCTCCACGTCGTCCTCGTCGTCGAAGTCCTCATCGTCTTCGTCGTCGAAGTCGTCCTCGTCGCGGTCGCCACCGCCGGCACGCACCTCGCCGGCCCGGTCCTCGTCGTCCTCGTCGTCGAAGTCCTCGTCGTCGTCGTCGCGGTCGGCCCGCCCGTCGGCGTCGAAGTCCTCGTCGTCCTCGTCGTCGTCGCGGCCAGCCCGCGCCTCGCCGTCGAAGTCCTCGTCGTCTTCGTCGTCGAAGTCCTCGTCGTCGCGGTCGGCACGCGCGTCGGCGTCCCGGTCGGAGCCGGCCTCGGCGTCGAGGTCCTCGTCGTCCTCGTCGTCGCCCTCGATGGTCACGCCGTCGAGCTCGAGGATTCGCTCGGCTGCATCGGTGACCTGGTCCTCGTCGACCGCGGCGGTCCGAGCGAACCACTCGCGGGCCTCGTCGCGGCGGCCGGCAGCCAGCAGGGCGTCCGCGTAGGCGTAGCGCAGGCGGGCCGCCCAGTCGGCGGTCTCCTCCCCGGTCAGCTCCTTGACCTGGAGCATCGCCACGGCCGCGTCGTGCTGGCCGAGGTCACCGCGGGCACCGGCCGCCACGA
Above is a genomic segment from Actinoplanes ianthinogenes containing:
- a CDS encoding NAD kinase, giving the protein MTRSALLVTHTGRRQSTQHARTVALDLVAAGFEVRVIADEVADLDLPAEVQSVDGLESAEGAEIVLALGGDGTFLRAAELARPVKAPLLGINLGKVGFLAEAEIEHIDQAVADIIAGDYAVDERLTLDVRAEYDGRLIAESWALNEVTVEKGQRAQMLELLVDVDGRPLSRYGCDGVVCATPTGSTAYAFSAGGPVVWPEVEALLLVPISAHALFSKPLVTAPTSTFVLTVDPYTSFAVLCCDGRRTWDLPPGSTVTVERGQLPVRLVRLAPRPFTDTLVAKFELPVVGWRGNRR
- a CDS encoding SCP2 sterol-binding domain-containing protein, producing the protein MATVDECRTALHDLAAKLAANAEARGHLDLDRTLACRLTDLETAFHGRITGGLLTDIADGDDPKAKIALITTSDDLIELINGRLDITRAIASRQISIKANPFDLLKLRKLL
- a CDS encoding methyl-accepting chemotaxis protein, with amino-acid sequence MSSLTLPRGARLSEASWRARHRIISRLLWFHVPVFLVLGMLGPRPRWEVVLLTAAVAGWAALISVLPSPKAKASHTSVGLIACTFVAIELSGGAMTAHIHLYAILIYVALYQMWAPLISAVLVVVVHHGALGLIAPERVFGMHHMAVAGALEQVAVHAGLAVLEVVGIVIFWHFAEQAERENEQLAKEAEQARQEIERAEQEARERSAEDLRLRSEEAAAQARQITADVSTISAEAHAAISAVASVDRELAALTASVRDIAERSAAAATTAAGGKDAAASAGEKVRALERSVGEIADVNAIIASLADQTNLLALNATIEAARAGEIGKGFAVVAGEVKDLARETATSVERVNSVINAIVAETDDVAQTFAKTTGAVDGIHELQLNIASSVEEQAAVLAEVTKQLSTATASADQVLTGLQALAAKAG
- a CDS encoding HAD-IIA family hydrolase, translating into MSDHLAGAYDLAIFDLDGVVFLIDKPIPGAAEAVERLRADGTAIAFATNNASRRAADVAALLTGMGVSAAPAEVLTSAGAAAALIAEHVPAGSPVLVVGAEALRAEIRDAGLTPVASAEDKPVAVVQGYGPEVGWKNLSEAALAIRAGATWYATNTDRTLPSPRGPLPGNGSLVAVIRTALDRDPDVVVGKPQPALFTTAATVAGADRPLVIGDRLDTDIQGAVTAGSDSLLVLTGVSGPADLLSAPADRRPSFVAADLSGLFRPADQAEVPAAEVNGWHLARQADRATLSGSGDPVDALRLLCGATWDGVPATNLTAGSEAATDLLRSWGL